From the genome of Nitrospira lenta, one region includes:
- a CDS encoding S41 family peptidase encodes MEQQPRGKSWIIGPMMVVAIVCGVLIGKGWERTGHATETYEELKTFSEVLNQVQRHYVDETKTKELVQGAIRGMLSTLDPHSAYMTPEMYKEMQVETKGEFGGVGIQIGVKENRLAVIAPIEGTPAQRAGIKAGDFIVKVNEETTKDLTLMDAVQKMRGPKGTKVNLTIQRDGTPDPLQFTLMRDTIKIESVKSKIIDNLGYVRLTQFQEATGRDLAKAIKQFREQKVQGAILDLRNNPGGLLTAAVDVSEQFLPNGKLVVFTKNREGKKDEWLAKSKDQMDELPMIILVNEGSASASEIVAGALQDWGRAVIVGTTSFGKGSVQTILPLGDGSGLRLTTAKYYTPKGRSIQSTGITPDIVVKLPAPAPAKDGKPGEQSPDTKAMKPAQGQGQAKEKDAAPHSNGKAPEDAATKNGAAPQTPPLDSAGDPALEQDAQLQKAVELLKTWKIFKEMKVS; translated from the coding sequence ATGGAACAGCAGCCGCGAGGGAAGTCTTGGATCATCGGGCCGATGATGGTGGTGGCCATCGTGTGTGGAGTCCTGATCGGCAAGGGCTGGGAGCGAACCGGCCATGCGACGGAAACATACGAGGAGCTCAAGACCTTTTCGGAAGTACTCAATCAGGTCCAGCGCCATTATGTCGATGAAACGAAAACGAAAGAATTGGTGCAAGGGGCCATTCGCGGCATGCTGTCAACGCTCGACCCCCACTCCGCCTATATGACGCCTGAGATGTATAAAGAGATGCAGGTGGAAACCAAGGGTGAATTCGGCGGCGTCGGCATCCAGATCGGCGTGAAGGAAAATCGGTTGGCTGTGATCGCCCCGATCGAAGGGACGCCGGCCCAACGGGCAGGAATCAAAGCCGGAGACTTCATCGTGAAGGTCAATGAGGAGACGACCAAGGATCTCACGCTGATGGATGCGGTCCAGAAAATGCGCGGGCCGAAGGGAACCAAGGTCAACCTGACCATTCAACGCGACGGGACGCCGGATCCACTGCAGTTTACGCTGATGCGGGATACCATCAAGATCGAAAGCGTCAAGTCGAAGATCATCGACAACCTGGGCTATGTTCGGCTGACGCAGTTTCAGGAAGCGACGGGGCGCGATCTCGCGAAAGCCATCAAGCAGTTCCGCGAACAGAAAGTCCAAGGGGCCATTCTGGATCTCCGGAACAATCCCGGCGGATTGCTGACGGCGGCGGTCGACGTGTCCGAGCAGTTCCTCCCGAACGGAAAATTGGTGGTGTTCACCAAGAATCGCGAAGGCAAGAAGGATGAATGGCTGGCGAAGTCCAAAGATCAAATGGACGAGCTTCCGATGATCATTCTCGTGAATGAAGGATCGGCGAGCGCGTCGGAGATTGTGGCCGGAGCGCTGCAAGACTGGGGACGTGCGGTGATTGTCGGCACCACCTCGTTCGGGAAGGGATCGGTCCAGACCATCCTTCCGCTCGGTGACGGCTCAGGGCTTCGTCTCACCACGGCGAAATACTATACGCCCAAGGGACGATCGATCCAGTCCACGGGCATTACTCCCGATATCGTAGTCAAACTGCCGGCTCCGGCCCCCGCAAAGGACGGCAAACCCGGCGAGCAGTCGCCTGACACTAAAGCCATGAAGCCGGCCCAGGGGCAAGGGCAAGCAAAAGAGAAAGATGCGGCACCGCATTCGAACGGGAAGGCACCGGAGGATGCGGCGACCAAGAACGGGGCAGCCCCGCAAACGCCGCCGCTCGACAGTGCCGGCGATCCAGCTCTTGAGCAGGATGCTCAACTGCAGAAGGCCGTTGAATTGCTGAAGACCTGGAAGATTTTTAAGGAAATGAAAGTCTCCTAA
- the thiE gene encoding thiamine phosphate synthase: MLPVNFRLLLVTDRSLVHGRSLESALRESVASGVQAIQLRERDLPTRELLSLTQQIRAVTQERAVPLLINDRVDLAVALDLGGVHLRASSLPVSAARRVVGRHRLIGVSAHSVAEARQAGDDGADYVILGPIFETPSKREFGDPLGFAVLADACRHSSVPVFAIGGITRERIESVRDAGAFGVAMIGGILGRADVGNVTADMQSAVRTAWPSDPRDDSHAR; the protein is encoded by the coding sequence ATGCTGCCTGTTAATTTCCGCCTGCTCTTGGTCACGGATCGGTCGTTGGTTCACGGACGCTCGCTTGAGAGTGCTCTGCGGGAATCGGTGGCTTCCGGTGTGCAGGCAATCCAGTTGCGTGAGCGTGATCTTCCGACCCGGGAACTCCTGTCATTGACGCAGCAGATTCGTGCCGTGACGCAAGAGCGTGCCGTTCCGTTGCTCATCAATGATCGTGTTGATCTGGCGGTGGCATTGGATCTCGGCGGGGTCCATCTTCGCGCCAGCAGTCTTCCGGTTTCGGCCGCGCGCCGAGTCGTGGGGCGGCATCGGCTCATCGGAGTGTCGGCGCATTCAGTCGCAGAAGCGCGCCAGGCCGGCGATGACGGGGCCGACTACGTGATCCTCGGCCCGATCTTTGAGACGCCATCGAAGCGGGAGTTCGGTGATCCGCTGGGATTCGCGGTGCTGGCTGATGCCTGCCGCCATTCATCGGTCCCGGTGTTCGCCATCGGCGGCATCACACGCGAACGAATCGAATCCGTGCGTGACGCGGGGGCATTCGGCGTGGCGATGATCGGTGGAATTCTTGGCCGAGCGGATGTCGGGAACGTCACCGCCGATATGCAGTCGGCAGTTCGGACCGCGTGGCCGTCTGATCCGCGCGATGACTCGCATGCACGGTGA
- a CDS encoding thiazole synthase, giving the protein MDANDRLTIGGYEFRSRLWVGTGKYKDFAETKKAIEASGADVVTVAVRRVNITDRSKENLLDYIDPKKYTILPNTAGCYTVEDAVRYARLARAAGISDLVKLEVLGDERTLFPDTAGLIEAAKILIKEGFIVLPYTNDDPIVAKKLVDIGCPAVMPLAAPIGSGLGIRNPYNLKIIMETVKVPIIVDAGVGTASDAALAMEYGADAVLMNTAIAGAQHPIAMAEAMKYAVYAGRLAYKAGRIPRKLYATASSPIEGML; this is encoded by the coding sequence ATGGACGCGAACGATAGATTGACGATCGGCGGGTATGAGTTCCGCTCACGACTGTGGGTGGGGACGGGGAAGTATAAAGATTTTGCCGAGACGAAAAAGGCGATCGAGGCCTCCGGCGCCGATGTGGTGACGGTGGCGGTGCGGCGCGTGAATATCACGGATCGGTCGAAAGAGAATCTCCTCGATTACATCGATCCGAAGAAGTACACGATTCTTCCGAACACGGCCGGTTGTTACACGGTCGAGGACGCGGTGCGGTACGCACGGCTCGCACGGGCAGCCGGCATCTCCGATCTCGTGAAGTTGGAAGTGCTCGGCGATGAACGAACGCTGTTCCCGGATACCGCTGGCCTCATTGAAGCTGCCAAGATTCTGATCAAGGAAGGGTTCATCGTATTGCCCTATACGAATGATGATCCCATTGTTGCGAAAAAGCTGGTCGACATCGGTTGTCCTGCGGTGATGCCGCTGGCGGCGCCCATCGGCTCCGGTTTGGGGATCCGCAACCCGTATAACCTTAAGATCATCATGGAGACGGTGAAGGTTCCGATCATTGTTGATGCCGGAGTGGGGACGGCCTCCGATGCCGCGTTGGCTATGGAGTACGGAGCCGATGCGGTGTTGATGAACACGGCGATCGCAGGGGCGCAGCATCCGATCGCCATGGCGGAAGCGATGAAATATGCGGTCTATGCCGGTCGGCTGGCCTACAAGGCCGGACGTATTCCCAGAAAACTGTACGCGACCGCGAGTAGTCCTATTGAGGGCATGCTCTAA
- the arc gene encoding proteasome ATPase, which yields MAEKKSGSSRIRSLRDSVKQITKRLSEGKADVISKNDDHAREVDKLRVQIQSMEEEIRRLYQSRYQLDHVTKQNDKLVATLQEAKAQIEALRAEIEKLTAPPSSYAIYSSMNDDGTANVFVSGRKMKVSLFPAVNGKTLRRGQEVVLNEALNVIEAKGFDVQGEVVRLKDVLEGGRALVTLHFDEEKVVELADPLLAERLSVGDHLLYDPRSGHVIEKLPKSEAEDLVLEEVPDVDYEHIGGLQAELEHVRDAVELPFLYAELFAEFKLSAPKGVLLYGPPGCGKTLIAKAVANSIAKKLGHLTGKQIRSYFLHVKGPELLNKYVGESERQVREVFKKAKEQAAEGNPVIVFFDEMDALFRTRGTGISSDIESTIVPQFLSEIDGMERLRNVIVIGASNRQDLIDPAVLRAGRLDVKVKVGRPDATAARDIFSKYVSTGLPFAPEELAQHGGDRNALVEKLTTLTVDAMYAASEENKFIEVTYANGEKEVLYFKDFASGALIEGIVSRAKKYAVKRAIAKEGVGLRSEDLIRAIREEFKEHEDLPNTTNPDDWAKVAGKKGEKIVHLRTISGGPAESRQIETVTTGHYL from the coding sequence ATGGCAGAGAAGAAGAGCGGTTCGAGCCGAATCCGGTCCCTCCGAGATTCCGTGAAGCAAATCACGAAGCGGTTGTCAGAGGGGAAAGCGGACGTGATTTCAAAAAACGACGACCATGCCCGCGAAGTCGACAAGCTTCGCGTTCAAATTCAGTCGATGGAAGAAGAGATCCGTCGGCTATATCAATCCCGCTACCAACTCGACCACGTCACCAAACAGAACGACAAGCTCGTTGCGACGTTGCAGGAAGCCAAGGCTCAGATCGAAGCGCTCCGCGCAGAGATTGAGAAGCTGACGGCGCCGCCCTCTTCTTACGCGATCTATTCCTCCATGAATGACGACGGCACGGCCAACGTGTTCGTGTCCGGGCGGAAGATGAAGGTCAGTCTGTTCCCTGCCGTCAATGGGAAGACGTTGCGTCGCGGGCAGGAAGTGGTGTTGAACGAAGCGCTGAATGTCATTGAGGCGAAGGGCTTCGACGTGCAAGGCGAGGTGGTGCGGCTCAAAGACGTGCTGGAGGGCGGCCGCGCGCTGGTTACGCTGCATTTCGATGAAGAGAAAGTCGTAGAGCTAGCCGATCCGCTGTTGGCCGAGCGGCTCAGCGTCGGCGATCATCTGCTGTACGATCCGCGATCCGGGCATGTCATCGAAAAGCTGCCGAAGTCCGAGGCCGAAGATCTGGTGCTCGAAGAAGTGCCGGATGTCGATTACGAGCATATCGGAGGGCTTCAGGCGGAATTGGAGCATGTGCGCGATGCGGTCGAATTGCCGTTCCTCTACGCCGAGTTGTTTGCGGAGTTCAAACTGAGCGCTCCTAAAGGCGTGTTGCTCTATGGCCCTCCCGGTTGCGGAAAGACGTTGATCGCCAAGGCCGTGGCCAATTCGATTGCCAAAAAACTGGGCCATCTCACGGGAAAGCAAATCCGGAGCTACTTCCTGCATGTGAAGGGTCCTGAGCTGCTGAATAAATATGTCGGCGAATCGGAACGGCAGGTGCGTGAAGTGTTCAAAAAGGCGAAGGAGCAGGCGGCGGAGGGCAATCCGGTCATTGTGTTCTTTGACGAAATGGACGCCCTATTCCGGACGCGTGGCACGGGGATTTCGTCCGACATCGAGTCGACAATTGTGCCGCAGTTCCTTTCCGAGATTGACGGGATGGAACGGTTGCGAAACGTCATCGTGATCGGGGCCAGCAACCGGCAGGACCTTATCGATCCGGCGGTGCTGCGTGCGGGGCGGCTGGATGTCAAAGTCAAAGTCGGTCGTCCGGATGCCACAGCGGCTCGGGATATTTTTTCAAAGTATGTTTCCACAGGATTGCCCTTTGCGCCGGAGGAGTTAGCGCAGCACGGCGGCGATCGGAACGCACTGGTTGAAAAACTGACGACGCTGACCGTGGATGCGATGTATGCGGCGTCCGAGGAGAATAAGTTCATCGAGGTGACCTACGCCAATGGGGAGAAGGAAGTGCTCTACTTCAAGGATTTCGCGAGCGGCGCGTTAATTGAGGGCATTGTCTCCCGCGCCAAGAAATACGCAGTGAAGCGGGCCATTGCAAAGGAAGGGGTCGGGCTTCGTTCGGAGGACCTCATCCGGGCCATTCGCGAAGAGTTCAAGGAGCATGAAGATCTTCCGAATACGACTAATCCCGATGACTGGGCGAAGGTGGCCGGTAAGAAAGGCGAAAAGATCGTGCATCTCCGCACGATCAGCGGCGGGCCGGCGGAGTCCCGCCAGATTGAAACCGTAACCACGGGCCATTACCTCTAG
- the rplS gene encoding 50S ribosomal protein L19, with amino-acid sequence MNRLERLQQSFTKATPPKFEVGDTVRVHVKVVEGEKERIQVYEGAVIARKGTLNTETFTVRKVSYGVGVERIFPVHSPIVTKVDVVRQGRVRRAKLYYLRSKKGKFAKVEEREFVGEGKAAAKAKAAEPAKA; translated from the coding sequence ATGAATCGGTTAGAACGTCTTCAGCAGTCATTCACCAAAGCCACGCCGCCGAAGTTTGAAGTGGGCGATACGGTGCGGGTCCATGTCAAAGTCGTGGAAGGTGAAAAGGAACGCATTCAGGTATACGAGGGAGCGGTGATCGCGCGCAAAGGAACCTTGAATACGGAAACGTTTACCGTCCGTAAGGTCTCCTATGGCGTCGGCGTGGAGCGAATTTTCCCGGTGCACTCACCGATTGTGACCAAGGTGGATGTGGTGCGTCAGGGCCGTGTGCGTCGCGCCAAGCTCTACTACCTCCGGTCCAAGAAGGGCAAGTTCGCGAAGGTCGAGGAGCGCGAGTTTGTGGGTGAGGGGAAGGCCGCCGCAAAGGCAAAAGCGGCAGAGCCCGCCAAGGCCTAA
- the ftsE gene encoding cell division ATP-binding protein FtsE, translated as MIQLIHVSKTYDRRPALSDLTLDIEKGEFVLLMGPSGAGKSTLLRMLIGAELPDEGQIFVQGKNVTKLKKSEIPFLRRKVGTVFQDFRLLPKKSVFENVALPLIVQGASSVDIRRKVTEALRAVGVDHKKEQFPTGLSAGEQQRVCIARAIVNGPIVLLADEPTGNLDPERTAEIIELFKLINARGTTVIVATHDPQVMAQINRRVIVLQEGVMVRVPAHAVQVSV; from the coding sequence ATGATTCAACTAATCCATGTCTCGAAGACCTACGATCGCCGTCCGGCGCTCTCCGATCTCACGCTCGATATCGAGAAGGGGGAGTTTGTCCTGTTGATGGGACCGAGCGGGGCCGGGAAGTCGACGTTGCTGCGCATGTTGATTGGCGCTGAGCTTCCGGACGAAGGCCAAATCTTTGTCCAGGGAAAGAATGTGACGAAGCTGAAGAAATCGGAGATTCCCTTTCTTCGCCGAAAAGTCGGGACGGTCTTTCAGGATTTTCGGCTGTTGCCGAAGAAGTCGGTTTTTGAAAATGTCGCCTTGCCGTTGATCGTCCAGGGAGCGTCGTCGGTCGATATTCGCCGAAAGGTGACGGAGGCGTTGCGGGCAGTCGGAGTCGACCACAAGAAAGAGCAGTTTCCAACCGGCTTGTCCGCGGGAGAGCAACAGCGCGTCTGCATTGCCCGGGCGATTGTGAATGGGCCGATCGTGCTGCTGGCTGATGAGCCGACGGGCAACCTGGACCCCGAGCGAACGGCAGAGATCATTGAGCTGTTTAAGCTTATCAATGCGCGTGGCACGACCGTCATTGTCGCGACCCATGACCCGCAGGTCATGGCGCAGATTAACCGCCGTGTCATTGTTCTCCAGGAAGGCGTCATGGTTCGGGTGCCTGCTCATGCCGTGCAGGTGAGCGTATGA
- a CDS encoding histidinol-phosphatase, translating into MSTQNEQLAQVFRSIATLLATQQANPYRIRAYRRAADSILALEEDIALVAQRHELEDIDGIGKDLAGKIREFLETGTVRTYEELKMPLPPEVKNWARLPGLHDSLVSYLYARLGIRTLDDLEQLVSSHLLRTVPGFTGSEDALLQAIRQQKLSPPS; encoded by the coding sequence ATGTCCACGCAAAACGAACAGCTCGCACAAGTCTTTCGATCGATTGCCACACTGTTAGCCACCCAACAGGCCAACCCTTACCGCATCCGGGCCTATCGCCGGGCTGCAGATTCGATTCTGGCGCTGGAAGAGGACATCGCACTCGTGGCCCAGCGTCACGAGCTTGAAGACATCGACGGAATCGGGAAAGATTTGGCGGGAAAAATCAGAGAGTTTCTAGAGACGGGAACCGTTCGCACGTATGAAGAACTGAAGATGCCCTTGCCGCCCGAGGTCAAGAACTGGGCGAGGCTGCCGGGGCTTCACGATTCTTTAGTCAGCTATCTCTATGCCAGGCTGGGGATTCGAACACTGGATGACCTGGAGCAACTGGTCTCATCCCACCTGCTCCGCACCGTTCCAGGATTTACCGGATCGGAGGATGCATTGCTCCAGGCCATTCGACAGCAGAAATTGTCTCCTCCGAGTTAG
- the ftsX gene encoding permease-like cell division protein FtsX — MRRLFYLLREAWANMRANRTTTVVAILTTAFTLSCVGIFLLLYVNLRSAAGWLQEDIKIMVYLEDQLTRDAVVELEDRLKADRMVAATVFISKEQALGEFRAQFPEDSHLLEGLGQNPLPASFVVTLTPQFRSPDAVKRWTERVRTIGGIAKVDYNQEWIDALAGLIRYIELIAIGVGVILSTAAVTIIGNTIRLTLFSRREEVEILRLIGATRWFIRIPYLLEGAVLGACGSALSLLILKGGFELFRQQISATGRLSGIEHMITFFPVSVCLALVLVGVGLGFAGSFVSLRRFGEGRA; from the coding sequence ATGAGACGGTTATTCTATTTGCTCCGTGAAGCCTGGGCCAATATGCGAGCGAATCGCACGACGACGGTCGTGGCGATTCTGACGACGGCGTTTACGCTGTCCTGTGTCGGGATCTTTCTGCTGCTCTATGTGAATCTGCGGAGCGCAGCAGGCTGGCTTCAGGAAGATATCAAGATCATGGTCTACCTGGAGGACCAGCTTACCCGGGACGCCGTGGTCGAGCTGGAAGATCGGCTGAAGGCGGATCGGATGGTGGCGGCCACGGTATTTATTTCAAAGGAACAGGCGCTGGGTGAGTTTCGCGCCCAGTTTCCCGAAGATTCCCATCTGCTCGAAGGGTTGGGGCAAAATCCGCTCCCGGCTTCGTTTGTGGTGACGCTGACGCCTCAATTTCGATCCCCCGATGCGGTGAAACGGTGGACGGAACGGGTCCGCACGATCGGAGGGATCGCGAAGGTCGATTACAATCAAGAATGGATCGACGCATTGGCAGGGCTCATTCGGTATATCGAGCTGATTGCCATCGGCGTCGGGGTGATTCTTTCGACTGCTGCGGTGACGATTATCGGGAATACCATCAGGCTGACGCTGTTTTCACGGCGAGAGGAAGTGGAGATCTTGCGGCTGATCGGCGCTACTAGGTGGTTCATCCGCATCCCGTATTTGCTCGAAGGCGCAGTGTTGGGCGCCTGTGGAAGCGCGTTATCATTGCTGATTTTGAAAGGCGGGTTCGAGCTGTTTCGTCAACAGATCAGTGCAACCGGCCGATTGAGTGGCATCGAACACATGATCACCTTCTTCCCGGTCTCAGTCTGCTTGGCGCTGGTGCTGGTCGGGGTCGGGCTTGGGTTCGCGGGTAGTTTCGTGTCGCTCCGGCGGTTTGGAGAGGGGCGGGCATGA
- the thiS gene encoding sulfur carrier protein ThiS, protein MANEIQIQVNGEPRGWQDGGTVADLLSDLAIAAERVAVELNLEILDRKDFGQRKLCEGDRVEILGFIGGGCETKGESDGRER, encoded by the coding sequence ATGGCTAACGAGATTCAAATCCAAGTGAATGGGGAGCCGCGTGGGTGGCAGGATGGCGGGACGGTTGCCGATCTCCTGAGTGATCTGGCGATTGCAGCGGAGCGTGTGGCTGTAGAGTTGAATCTTGAAATTCTCGACCGGAAGGATTTTGGACAGCGGAAGCTTTGCGAAGGAGACCGGGTCGAGATCCTCGGGTTTATCGGCGGCGGATGTGAGACCAAAGGAGAATCGGATGGACGCGAACGATAG
- a CDS encoding ribonuclease HII, whose protein sequence is MRRGTCWLGPTEEFEQEARRCGYRRIAGVDEAGRGPLAGPVVAAAVILHVRCRLIGVDDSKQLSVSARDRLYAEIMDRAVCVGVGSSTAEEIDRINILEATKLAMRRALAEILPAPDYVLIDAVSLTGVAMPIRPIIKGDALSLSIAAASIVAKVTRDRLMAQFHAAYPQYNFLSHKGYGTEEHLARLAEHGPSPIHRRTFAPVSAALSLSALEPLRS, encoded by the coding sequence ATGCGTCGGGGGACATGCTGGTTGGGACCTACCGAGGAGTTTGAGCAAGAGGCCCGGCGGTGCGGGTATCGCCGCATCGCCGGCGTCGATGAAGCCGGACGGGGCCCCCTTGCGGGGCCGGTCGTTGCAGCGGCCGTTATTCTTCATGTTCGTTGTCGCCTGATCGGGGTGGACGACTCCAAGCAACTCTCCGTATCAGCGCGCGATCGGCTGTATGCCGAGATTATGGATCGGGCTGTCTGTGTCGGCGTCGGGTCATCGACGGCGGAAGAGATTGACCGGATCAATATTCTTGAAGCGACCAAACTGGCGATGCGCCGGGCGCTTGCCGAAATCTTGCCTGCTCCTGATTATGTGTTGATTGATGCCGTGTCGCTTACAGGAGTGGCGATGCCCATTCGTCCGATCATCAAAGGCGATGCCTTGTCGTTGTCTATCGCGGCTGCGTCGATTGTGGCCAAAGTCACGCGGGACCGGTTGATGGCTCAGTTCCACGCAGCCTACCCGCAGTATAACTTCCTATCGCACAAAGGGTATGGCACAGAAGAACATCTGGCTCGTCTGGCTGAGCATGGCCCATCCCCGATCCATCGACGAACCTTTGCGCCTGTGTCGGCGGCGTTGAGCCTGTCCGCACTCGAGCCATTGCGATCCTGA
- a CDS encoding YraN family protein — protein sequence MCDPRHEFGRDGETSAEQFLRRKGYAILERNLRTTIGELDLVADDHGVLVFVEVKARTTGAFGGALLAVDRRKQAKLIRLAGQYLAQRHLSDRVCRFDVVLVQGGAESSRQIEHIEHAFDAPDQAGW from the coding sequence ATGTGTGATCCACGCCATGAATTTGGTCGGGACGGTGAGACAAGTGCTGAACAGTTTTTGCGCCGGAAGGGCTATGCGATTCTAGAGCGGAATCTTCGGACCACGATCGGTGAACTTGACCTGGTGGCCGATGATCACGGTGTGCTGGTGTTTGTGGAAGTCAAAGCACGGACCACTGGAGCGTTCGGCGGTGCGCTCCTGGCGGTGGACCGGCGGAAACAGGCCAAGTTGATCCGATTGGCCGGACAGTATCTGGCCCAGCGCCATTTGAGCGATCGAGTCTGTCGATTCGATGTGGTCTTGGTGCAGGGTGGCGCCGAGTCCTCGCGACAGATCGAGCATATCGAGCATGCGTTCGATGCGCCGGATCAAGCCGGCTGGTAG
- a CDS encoding murein hydrolase activator EnvC family protein, which translates to MRGSFTFMVVGSLVVYASAAGVALAAGDPISEKIERERKTLEQLKDKIEEKRKRANEAEKKRESVLQGIQTLDERLVRTRQEHQEINKKLRKKDREIDSITEQLGAIRGSIQERREAILARLRVQYMEGRAGYVKTLLSAGSYGDFQRRLQYLSAVSQKDFELMGTFRADVARMEQAERQRADARAGMLAYKDATEKKLSDIRSLQKEKKVYFTKITQEKESFSRAAEELERSASRVDSLLHELETRRKALAMRPPTAPAVPRGAKGALPWPADGQVVSFFGRQKHPTFNTYVQRKGIEIRTVEGSFIHSVMPGTVVYADWLKGYGLVIIVDHANGFFSLYAHAARILTKVGERVTEGQAIGETGDTGMIGENTLYFELREGSDAVDPMLWLAKR; encoded by the coding sequence ATGAGGGGATCTTTCACCTTCATGGTTGTCGGGAGCCTCGTGGTGTATGCGAGTGCCGCGGGCGTTGCCTTGGCCGCGGGCGATCCGATCTCCGAAAAGATCGAGCGCGAGCGGAAAACGCTGGAGCAGCTGAAAGATAAAATCGAGGAGAAACGCAAACGGGCGAATGAAGCGGAGAAAAAACGGGAGTCCGTGCTTCAGGGGATACAAACGCTGGATGAACGATTGGTGCGAACCCGCCAGGAACATCAGGAGATTAACAAGAAGCTCCGGAAGAAGGATCGCGAGATCGACTCCATCACTGAACAGCTCGGGGCGATACGTGGCAGTATCCAAGAGCGGCGGGAGGCCATTCTAGCCCGGCTTCGCGTGCAGTATATGGAGGGCCGGGCCGGCTATGTGAAGACTCTGTTGTCGGCGGGCTCCTATGGAGATTTTCAACGACGCTTGCAATATCTCTCGGCGGTGTCTCAAAAGGACTTTGAGTTGATGGGGACGTTCCGCGCCGATGTCGCGCGCATGGAGCAGGCGGAGCGGCAACGGGCGGACGCTCGCGCAGGAATGTTGGCGTATAAGGACGCGACGGAGAAGAAGCTGTCCGATATTCGGTCTCTGCAGAAAGAAAAGAAGGTGTATTTCACCAAGATCACGCAGGAGAAAGAATCGTTCAGCCGGGCGGCCGAAGAGCTCGAACGGTCTGCCTCGCGGGTGGATAGCCTGTTGCATGAATTAGAGACGCGCCGGAAGGCCCTGGCCATGCGGCCGCCGACCGCGCCGGCGGTTCCGCGCGGGGCCAAGGGCGCCTTACCCTGGCCGGCGGACGGGCAAGTTGTGTCCTTCTTCGGCCGCCAAAAGCATCCGACGTTCAATACCTATGTGCAGCGTAAAGGGATCGAAATCAGAACAGTGGAGGGGAGTTTCATCCATTCCGTCATGCCGGGAACCGTCGTCTATGCCGACTGGTTGAAAGGGTATGGACTGGTTATAATCGTGGATCATGCCAACGGGTTTTTCTCGCTCTATGCCCACGCCGCGAGGATTTTGACCAAAGTCGGGGAGCGTGTCACGGAAGGGCAGGCGATCGGAGAAACCGGAGATACGGGCATGATCGGTGAAAATACATTATACTTTGAGCTGCGTGAAGGGTCCGACGCCGTTGACCCGATGCTGTGGCTGGCAAAGCGATAG
- the trmD gene encoding tRNA (guanosine(37)-N1)-methyltransferase TrmD, translated as MRIDVLTLFPEMILQAVGHSMLKRAQEKGLLAIQAHNLRDYTMDRHKVADDVPYGGGAGMVMKAEPILRAVDALRVQAQSCGEEIRVMFPSPQGRTFTQEYAKDVAAEPRRIVVLCGHYEGVDERVREALRPEEVSVGDYILTGGELPALVLIDAATRLVPGVLGDPESVVEESFSDSLLEYPHYTRPAEVRGMGVPDVLLSGHHEAIRLWRRKQALRSTYARRPDLIRDRSLSREDQRLLSEIISEGVVSTPV; from the coding sequence TTGCGCATCGACGTTCTGACATTGTTCCCCGAGATGATTCTGCAGGCGGTGGGGCATAGCATGCTCAAACGCGCGCAAGAGAAGGGATTGCTGGCCATCCAGGCGCATAATCTTCGTGACTACACGATGGATCGTCACAAGGTTGCGGACGATGTTCCCTATGGCGGCGGTGCGGGGATGGTCATGAAGGCGGAGCCGATCCTGCGCGCAGTGGATGCGTTGCGTGTCCAGGCCCAGTCTTGCGGGGAGGAGATCCGCGTGATGTTTCCCTCACCCCAGGGACGAACCTTCACGCAGGAGTATGCGAAAGACGTGGCCGCCGAGCCGCGCCGGATCGTTGTCCTGTGCGGACATTATGAAGGGGTTGATGAGCGGGTTCGTGAGGCGCTCCGGCCTGAAGAGGTGTCGGTCGGCGACTATATTTTGACTGGCGGCGAATTGCCGGCGTTGGTCTTGATCGATGCCGCCACGCGATTGGTGCCGGGCGTGCTGGGTGATCCGGAGTCCGTGGTGGAAGAATCTTTTTCTGATTCGCTCCTGGAGTATCCGCATTACACTCGGCCCGCCGAGGTGCGAGGCATGGGAGTTCCTGACGTGTTGCTCTCCGGGCATCATGAAGCCATTCGTCTTTGGCGCCGGAAGCAGGCGTTGCGCAGCACCTATGCGCGGCGTCCGGACCTCATCCGGGATCGCAGTTTGAGTCGTGAAGATCAACGGTTACTGAGCGAGATTATTAGCGAGGGTGTTGTCTCAACGCCCGTTTGA